The following DNA comes from Corallococcus exiguus.
TCCGTCGCCGCTGCGGTCCGCGTCTCCCAGCAGGCCGCTGGCCAGGTGATGGGAGAAGTAGCTGCCGCCCAGCGCGTCCGACTCCTGCGAGTCCTCGTCCGCGGCGCTGGAGGTGAGGATGACGACGCCCCGGGCATCGCGTGCCGCGCCGGACTCCACGTCGAAGGCCGGGGCCTTGCGCGCGCCCTTGGTGCGGGTGAGCGCACCGGAGCGGCAGGAGTCGAGGATGGCGATGCGGATGTCCACCGGCGCGTCTGCCAGCCGGCGCTTGAGCGCGTCGAAGGCGAGCCGCGAATCACCCAGCCGCAGCGCGCCGTCCTTCGCATGGCCGGAGTAGTAGACGAACAGCGCGGTGCGCTCGCCGCGAGCCTGGGCCGCGCGGGCCCGCTGCTCCAGCTCCGACAGCGCGACGAGGAAGTCCTTCGCGTCGTCGTCGAGGAGGAGCTTCGCGTCGGCCGGGGACACGCCGCCCAGTCGCGTGAGCAGGTCGTGCATCTTGCGCGCATCGTCGCGCGCGTAGCTCAAGGGCCTCGTGTCCGCGCCGCCCGTGTCGTTGCCGGCGATGAGCGCGAAGCGGTGCAGCGTGTCCGCGTGCGCGGCGGTGGAGGCCAGCACCAGCGCGGGGATCGACGCCCGCATCGCCGAGCCCAGGGCCCGTGCCCAGGCCGCCACGGGAGCGAGCACCTGTCTCACGGGGCCGTCGCTCATGGCTTCAGCAAGATCCACTGCGTCTGCGTGCCCGCCACGTCCAGCGGGGCCATGCGCGTGACGTCCCGGCCCGCGGCGACGAAGGACTTCCGGGCCGCGTTGCTCAGCGCATCCATGGACACGGGCGCGTCCGTCAGCACCAGCACCACGCGCTCCGCACCCGCGCCGGTGAACTCCACGCTCTCCGGCAGCCAGTGCTGTCCCGCGCCCGGCTCCACCGCGAGGCTGTCTCCGGACTCCGGATACAGCGGCGTCACCTCGCCCTGCGCATCCACCGACAGCGCCGCCACGTAGCGGAACGCGTCCGCCGTGTAGCCCAGCCGCACGCGCTCACCGGGCTGCAACGTCTCCGGCGCCTCCGTGCCCGCCACCCGCTGCGGATCCACGCCCCCACCGATTCGCAGCTCCGCGCCCGCGCCGCCCTTGATTCTGTTGCCCGCGACAGGCGGTTGGGTCGGATCCGTCCTGCCACCGGTCTCCAGCAACGGACGCGCCAGCACCAGCACCACCACGGACGCCGCCACCGCCATCAGCGGCCGGACCCACTGCGAGCGCGTCGCCGACTCTTTCGAAGAGGCCTGCCGCGCGCGGGCCCGCTCCACGCCAGCCTCGAAACTTTCGAAGGGCACGTCCGCCTCGAAGGCGGCCTGCGCATCCGCGAAGGACTTCAGCGTCGAGCCACACGCCTCGCACGCCTCCGCATGCTCCCGGACGCGGTTCGCCTCGTGGGTGGGCAGCTCACCGGCGTGCAGGCGGCGCAATGTCCAGTTCGACTCGTGCGCGCTCATCGGACGCTCAGCTCCTCTCCACCCAGCTCCGCGAATTGCTCCAGCCGCTTGCGCACCGTGGGCACCGAACGCCCCAGCACCGCGGCCACCTCTTCCAGCGTCATCCCATCCACGTGGTAGTGGATCGCCGCCGCCTGCGTCTCCGCGTCCACCCGGGCCAGCAGCTTGCGCACCAGGTCTCGCGTCTCCATCGCCTCCGCGCCGCCATGGCCCTCCGAACGGGCCGCTTCGTCCCGCGCGAACCACTTCCGCCATGCCGCCCCTTCGGAGCGCAGCTGGTTGAG
Coding sequences within:
- a CDS encoding DUF4384 domain-containing protein; translated protein: MSAHESNWTLRRLHAGELPTHEANRVREHAEACEACGSTLKSFADAQAAFEADVPFESFEAGVERARARQASSKESATRSQWVRPLMAVAASVVVLVLARPLLETGGRTDPTQPPVAGNRIKGGAGAELRIGGGVDPQRVAGTEAPETLQPGERVRLGYTADAFRYVAALSVDAQGEVTPLYPESGDSLAVEPGAGQHWLPESVEFTGAGAERVVLVLTDAPVSMDALSNAARKSFVAAGRDVTRMAPLDVAGTQTQWILLKP
- a CDS encoding RNA polymerase sigma factor, whose protein sequence is MTGPTPLALKVVPPRPNEDRRAVLRELYVKYGGSVRERCRYLLKDASRAEDAMHDVFARALVHGESFRAEASPLTWLIKIATHHCLNQLRSEGAAWRKWFARDEAARSEGHGGAEAMETRDLVRKLLARVDAETQAAAIHYHVDGMTLEEVAAVLGRSVPTVRKRLEQFAELGGEELSVR